A genomic region of Lycorma delicatula isolate Av1 chromosome 4, ASM4794821v1, whole genome shotgun sequence contains the following coding sequences:
- the NP15.6 gene encoding NADH dehydrogenase [ubiquinone] 1 beta subcomplex subunit NP15.6, whose translation MLSSRLTRLPLIYRNIFPLKKCYIRPISTSKKNSDATPSVCEGTVSKTTSGSSKWQPYGFGRTEEEDNIVMHTFFFCGVTLCIVFLSFFVAYAPSMSEWEQREAFLELRRREKLGLPAIDPNFIDPSTIILPSDEELGDTEIII comes from the coding sequence ATGTTGTCATCAAGGTTAACTCGGTTACCTCtgatttacagaaatatttttcctttaaaaaagtgCTACATACGTCCAATTTCAACATCAAAGAAAAACAGTGATGCTACACCTTCAGTTTGTGAGGGAACTGTCTCAAAAACTACGAGTGGAAGCAGTAAATGGCAACCTTACGGTTTTGGAAGAACTGAAGAAGAAGATAATATTGtcatgcatacattttttttttgtggtgtaacactttgtattgtatttttatcattttttgtcgCTTATGCACCATCTATGTCTGAGTGGGAGCAGAGGGAAGCGTTTTTAGAACTTAGAAGACGTGAAAAATTGGGTCTTCCCGCTATTGACCCTAACTTCATTGATCCAAGTACCATAATATTACCTTCAGATGAAGAATTAGGTGATACcgaaattattatctaa